A genomic segment from Bradyrhizobium sp. CB1015 encodes:
- a CDS encoding TetR/AcrR family transcriptional regulator yields MAITKVGDVSEERRGRGRPQVRPDEETRAVILDVARQQFATSGYAATSMESVARRAGVSTKTLYRLIPNKGALFEAIITDGIDRFVSRIRLRPCENEDIECALRDALIACGELILDGAVIGLLRMVIGEGDNFPEITETFYNKAIKRTESTLASWLKAQAERRLIAIDNPTEAAGMLLGMLAFQPQRAVMLGQAPPPGREELERRAHKAAALFLRGCAS; encoded by the coding sequence ATGGCGATCACGAAGGTGGGAGACGTGAGCGAAGAACGGCGCGGCCGCGGCCGGCCGCAGGTGCGGCCGGACGAGGAGACGCGCGCCGTCATCTTGGACGTGGCGCGGCAGCAATTCGCGACGAGCGGTTATGCCGCCACCAGCATGGAAAGCGTGGCGCGGCGCGCCGGCGTTTCCACCAAGACGCTGTACCGGCTGATCCCTAACAAGGGCGCACTGTTCGAGGCCATCATCACCGACGGTATCGATCGTTTTGTCTCGCGCATCCGGTTGCGACCGTGCGAAAACGAAGATATCGAGTGCGCGTTGCGCGACGCGCTGATTGCCTGCGGCGAACTGATTCTTGACGGCGCCGTGATCGGGCTGCTGCGGATGGTGATCGGGGAGGGCGACAATTTCCCGGAGATCACCGAGACCTTCTACAACAAGGCGATCAAGCGTACCGAGAGCACGCTGGCGAGCTGGCTGAAGGCGCAGGCCGAGCGCAGGCTGATCGCGATCGACAATCCAACCGAGGCCGCCGGCATGCTGCTCGGCATGCTCGCCTTCCAGCCGCAGCGCGCGGTGATGCTGGGTCAAGCGCCGCCGCCCGGACGTGAGGAGCTGGAGCGGCGTGCGCACAAAGCCGCCGCGCTATTCTTGCGGGGCTGCGCATCCTAA
- a CDS encoding HlyD family secretion protein — translation MSAQTATLKAVPAEPAQEPAQVPVPGPSAAVQAASPSKKERIRKALIAGAALALLATASWYGWDYWSVGRFLVSTDDAYVKADNTTIAPRVSGYLTQVLVGDNQHVKTGQVLARIDDRDFKVALDQAKADVAAADAAVESKRAQLDVQQATIDAARATLDVDIAAQVFTGQENKRYTDLEKTGYGSVQNAQNARARDNTAVAAIARDKANLASAQKRVELLKAEVAQAVAADARAKALQRQAELNLSYTTIVSPIDGVVGNRTLRVGQFVQAGTQLMSLVPSNGAYVIANFKETQLGQVRAGQPVEIEVDMFPGKAVRGHVDSLAPASGQEFALLPPDNATGNFTKIVQRIPVKIVLDGHDVELRPGMSVIPSIHTKATVETAAVPQPARPRPASSQIASNR, via the coding sequence ATGAGCGCCCAAACCGCCACTCTTAAGGCCGTCCCGGCTGAACCCGCCCAGGAACCGGCGCAGGTCCCCGTTCCTGGACCAAGCGCTGCCGTTCAGGCCGCAAGTCCTTCGAAAAAGGAGCGAATCCGCAAAGCCTTGATCGCGGGCGCGGCGCTGGCCTTGCTGGCCACCGCATCGTGGTATGGCTGGGATTATTGGAGTGTGGGGCGCTTCCTGGTGTCGACCGATGACGCCTATGTGAAGGCTGACAACACCACCATCGCGCCAAGAGTCTCGGGCTATCTCACCCAGGTTCTGGTCGGCGATAACCAGCACGTGAAGACAGGCCAGGTGTTGGCGCGGATCGACGACCGCGACTTCAAGGTCGCGCTGGATCAGGCCAAGGCTGACGTCGCGGCCGCCGACGCCGCTGTCGAAAGCAAGCGCGCGCAACTCGACGTTCAACAGGCCACGATCGATGCGGCCAGGGCGACCCTGGATGTCGACATCGCGGCGCAGGTCTTCACCGGGCAGGAGAACAAGCGCTATACCGATCTCGAGAAGACCGGTTACGGCAGCGTGCAGAACGCCCAGAACGCGCGGGCCCGCGACAACACTGCGGTTGCCGCGATCGCCCGCGACAAGGCGAATCTGGCTTCCGCACAAAAGCGGGTCGAACTGCTGAAGGCGGAGGTGGCGCAGGCCGTGGCGGCCGACGCGCGGGCAAAAGCGCTGCAACGGCAAGCCGAGCTCAATCTCTCCTATACAACAATCGTTTCGCCGATCGACGGCGTGGTCGGCAACCGCACGCTCCGCGTCGGACAATTCGTGCAAGCCGGCACGCAGCTGATGTCGCTGGTGCCGTCGAATGGCGCCTATGTCATCGCCAACTTCAAGGAAACCCAACTCGGCCAGGTGCGCGCCGGACAGCCCGTCGAGATCGAGGTCGATATGTTTCCTGGCAAGGCCGTGCGGGGCCATGTCGACAGTCTTGCCCCGGCCAGCGGCCAGGAGTTCGCGCTGCTGCCGCCTGACAATGCCACCGGCAACTTCACCAAAATCGTGCAGCGTATCCCCGTGAAGATCGTGCTCGACGGCCACGACGTCGAGCTGCGGCCCGGCATGTCGGTGATCCCCAGCATTCACACCAAGGCGACGGTCGAGACGGCGGCTGTCCCGCAGCCGGCCCGCCCTCGCCCCGCCTCATCGCAGATCGCATCGAACAGGTGA
- a CDS encoding DHA2 family efflux MFS transporter permease subunit → MSDLVLTGSAPAARVAPAPAPLIAPPARASATIWIAIFAAMIGAFMAILNIQITNASLLNIEGGIGTGVDNGSWISTSYLIGEIIVIPLTDYLSRVFSFRNIMLWFASLFAAFSVACAFATDLPTMIAFRAFQGFFGGVLIPMAFTLVFTKLPQRQQPIGLAMFSLAVTFAPAIGPTIGGYLTENYGWQTIFFVNVVPAVAMVTTLYLTLERAPMNLGLLREGDWFGIATMAAGLSALQAVLEEGNKNDWFGSPFIIKLALVAAVSLTLFVANELLVEKPLLRLRLLTQRNFGLGTLAAVFIGFALFGSIYLLPAYLGQVQRYNAEQIGAVLAWTGLPQLLLIPLVPKLMQRFDIRLIAFAGTAFFAASSFMNIAMSVNYSGDQLFIPNIVRAVGQALLLTPLSAISLGSVAPQDAAAASGIANMMRNLGGAIGTAVLATIVTKREQFHSNIIGQAVDLGREEVRARIASLTDYFMAHGVTDPAGARHQAIIALGKTVKQQALVMGFSDTFAVVGIVLVLAGIALLLTGKPKGAAAGGGH, encoded by the coding sequence ATGTCAGACCTCGTCCTCACCGGCTCCGCCCCCGCAGCACGCGTTGCGCCTGCACCGGCCCCGCTGATCGCCCCACCCGCGCGCGCCAGCGCCACGATCTGGATCGCCATCTTCGCTGCCATGATCGGCGCGTTCATGGCGATCCTCAACATCCAGATCACCAACGCCTCGCTGCTGAACATCGAGGGCGGCATCGGCACCGGCGTCGACAACGGTTCCTGGATCTCGACCTCCTACCTGATCGGCGAGATCATCGTCATCCCGCTGACCGATTACCTCAGCCGCGTCTTCTCCTTCCGCAACATCATGCTGTGGTTCGCGAGCCTGTTTGCGGCGTTCTCGGTGGCCTGTGCCTTCGCGACTGATCTGCCGACCATGATCGCGTTCCGTGCCTTCCAGGGATTTTTCGGCGGCGTGCTGATCCCCATGGCGTTCACCCTTGTCTTCACCAAGCTGCCGCAGCGGCAGCAGCCGATCGGGCTCGCGATGTTCTCGCTCGCGGTAACCTTTGCCCCCGCGATCGGCCCCACCATCGGCGGCTATCTCACCGAGAACTACGGCTGGCAGACCATCTTCTTCGTCAACGTCGTACCGGCGGTGGCGATGGTTACCACCCTCTACCTCACGCTCGAACGCGCGCCGATGAATCTCGGCCTGCTGCGCGAAGGCGACTGGTTCGGCATCGCCACCATGGCGGCGGGTCTCTCCGCCCTGCAGGCCGTGCTGGAGGAAGGCAACAAGAACGACTGGTTCGGCTCGCCTTTCATCATCAAGCTGGCGCTGGTCGCCGCGGTCAGCCTCACTCTGTTCGTCGCCAACGAGTTGCTGGTCGAAAAGCCGCTGCTGCGCCTGCGCTTGCTGACCCAGCGCAATTTCGGGCTCGGCACGCTGGCGGCGGTCTTTATCGGTTTCGCGCTGTTCGGCTCGATCTACCTGCTGCCGGCCTATCTGGGCCAGGTGCAGCGCTACAATGCCGAGCAGATCGGCGCCGTGCTGGCATGGACTGGCCTGCCGCAGTTGCTTTTGATCCCGCTGGTGCCGAAGCTGATGCAGCGCTTCGACATCCGCCTGATCGCGTTCGCCGGCACCGCCTTCTTCGCAGCAAGCTCGTTCATGAACATCGCGATGTCGGTGAATTATTCCGGCGACCAGCTCTTCATTCCGAACATCGTCCGCGCGGTGGGGCAGGCCCTGTTGCTGACCCCCTTGAGCGCGATCTCGCTCGGCAGCGTGGCGCCGCAGGACGCGGCAGCGGCTTCCGGCATCGCCAACATGATGCGTAATCTCGGCGGCGCCATCGGCACCGCGGTGCTCGCTACCATCGTCACCAAACGCGAGCAGTTTCATTCCAACATCATTGGCCAGGCCGTCGACCTCGGCCGCGAGGAAGTGCGCGCACGGATCGCATCCTTGACTGACTACTTCATGGCTCATGGCGTGACCGATCCAGCCGGCGCCCGCCACCAGGCCATCATTGCGCTCGGCAAGACCGTCAAGCAGCAAGCGCTCGTCATGGGCTTCAGCGACACCTTTGCGGTGGTCGGCATCGTATTGGTGCTGGCCGGCATCGCCCTCCTTCTAACCGGCAAACCGAAGGGTGCAGCAGCGGGCGGAGGCCACTGA